In the genome of Pirellulales bacterium, one region contains:
- a CDS encoding glycoside hydrolase family 76 protein has product MARWITALFLVVICASNAVAQLATPQQLLTWGQTTYQSTVSTLQVPGTALYAENASLGGGHSGGDSGFSYVWDASVQIRVLDTLTQINPATDAPILQSFSTQLYDKYWNASTGGYRSGVSAGATEFYDDNGHLAVALATAYNVTGNPTYLNQAKATYSFVRQGMDNVGGGGIYFKVGDFSSKDTATTLQGAHAALLLYQDTGVQSYLTDATSLYSWSWNTTQRNDLFYERLYLTGSKAGTIGDYQLINSAGFALDDAMLLFKATGQATYLTEAENIAAASIPRYFNATTGAINDEGYWDFELANALDDLYKLDRNKTWLNDVNRALDWLDANRQDPNGHYGTLWGRGGTQVGDLSSWDLIDQAAVTQSYLYAYTFAVPEPSSIVLCCVGVVGLFVVGNRRRQA; this is encoded by the coding sequence ATGGCACGTTGGATTACCGCTTTGTTTTTGGTCGTGATCTGCGCATCGAACGCCGTCGCCCAGCTTGCGACTCCCCAGCAACTGCTCACTTGGGGCCAGACCACGTATCAGTCGACTGTCTCTACCCTGCAAGTTCCGGGCACGGCTCTCTATGCCGAGAATGCGTCCCTTGGAGGCGGACATTCGGGAGGCGACAGCGGATTCTCCTACGTTTGGGACGCGAGCGTGCAAATCCGCGTGCTCGACACGCTGACCCAGATCAACCCCGCAACCGACGCTCCCATATTGCAGAGTTTTTCCACACAGCTCTACGACAAGTACTGGAATGCCTCAACCGGCGGCTATCGTTCGGGAGTCAGCGCCGGCGCCACCGAATTCTACGACGATAACGGACACCTCGCCGTTGCATTGGCCACCGCTTATAACGTCACCGGCAATCCGACCTATCTCAACCAAGCCAAAGCCACCTACAGCTTCGTGCGCCAAGGCATGGATAATGTTGGCGGCGGCGGTATCTACTTCAAGGTTGGTGACTTCAGCTCCAAAGACACGGCTACGACGCTGCAGGGCGCCCATGCCGCGCTGCTGCTCTATCAAGACACAGGCGTGCAATCCTATCTCACTGACGCGACGTCGCTCTATAGCTGGTCATGGAACACGACTCAGCGGAACGATTTGTTCTATGAACGACTCTATTTGACTGGCTCGAAAGCTGGAACTATTGGTGATTATCAACTCATCAACTCCGCCGGCTTTGCACTAGACGACGCCATGTTACTTTTCAAGGCCACCGGCCAAGCGACTTACCTCACCGAAGCCGAGAACATCGCAGCCGCTTCGATCCCGCGTTACTTCAACGCCACGACTGGCGCTATAAACGATGAAGGTTATTGGGACTTCGAGCTAGCCAACGCACTCGACGATCTTTACAAGCTGGATCGTAACAAAACCTGGCTGAATGACGTCAACCGCGCTCTCGATTGGCTAGACGCAAATCGGCAGGACCCCAATGGCCACTACGGCACGCTTTGGGGCCGCGGCGGAACACAAGTCGGCGACCTCAGTTCCTGGGATCTGATCGATCAGGCGGCAGTGACGCAGAGCTACCTCTATGCTTATACATTCGCGGTGCCGGAGCCGTCGTCGATTGTGCTCTGCTGCGTGGGAGTGGTCGGATTATTCGTGGTGGGCAACCGCCGTCGCCAAGCGTAG